The Fusobacterium necrophorum subsp. necrophorum genome has a window encoding:
- a CDS encoding autotransporter-associated N-terminal domain-containing protein, which translates to MVKNQLREVEKNLRWIAKRNKNISFSIGLVLLYVMLGMNAFAQEVNATVATKQEIGLSTDRLSEMLRRIKEENNKKLKGTQLELVQLMEQGDQVVKSPWASWQFGMNYFYNNGTKYKGRGDRSEKYSYEGIFTRSTDVFERNTSLDSVNYSKLTTSSDFRSGTTSLRKGILSQYGLVSERKVKEPIASFDVIASINPRNIEKTIKEPKIPSSVTFDLPKISVTLPTAPNITSNIPVVNVGTVQGKTVVPPVLPKTIAFNLPKIEISELTPPNIESNIPDVTTPEVQSKTVNPPNLPEAISFDPAEPEIAIPATPSLPEPPTFKIVVAADYNNGVGSGESGAGILKKQTGTDKYYIEETNNPSQNVIGKKDYAYLNYTWSNSYEKEGLAFKWFDGPNPGANYYFGYSYSPTLIYGKSGDTINQQITAIGKSETNYDGLARTVGITEISIDSYNNVTGLRSSTQNPNRNDQYFLVGGSRAIEFDSENGGKAVNVGTVNLNGILTLGMVSQGSIKDEQIINDGTITDKKEKDEDYIKALTTKYNTKINDSAENNALKIYGPGNESYDVSLDSNGYVGYKIGMALVPENPGTYYITTLDNKGEIKFYGGHSIGAYVYLPTSTGGPGTPVQAIFNGTLKNDKTGTIELSGKSSHGMKLAAKTKEQATYENAGTIKLTKNGNVAADDSTGMALMVDSTVKDVNLEKGKAKNTGTISLENVKNSSGMFVNINSNMTNQGTIAINSDIAKNNDPLKQQEYNIGMRADSAALTSNPATYTSPEIINDTGGKITLGGRYAIGMSVKGSTTEKAIATNKGEITGTNIKNGIGIFNLDGKITNSGTINLVGTGDSVNNIGIFLKKENIEANGTLETGSKITAEGNGSTGILLAEGTSLEYSGNLTVNGNKVSGIVVTNHSKVTENPLSGGAIKVGASSAAGGDSTKGSYGLVVKQGGELTLSKTETTVNVTGDKSVGIFSEGKMNLGKTNVITADGAVNFFAKDNGTISIKGGTSETGQKSLLFFQKTSSPDQNPKILIKDEMTAKIKGGTDPSNRGTAFFYQGNTTTGYSKFDSTEIETWKDKIFKDNSTNTLSKLTLNMENGSRLFVASRVAMDLTNTNPGELKNALGLKAITGDDYKSFMLYDSQLTIDKEVNLDSANDDYKKLEISNSSIINNDKISGKGQSQVAIAQENNKNNRDAVTITNNEKIKLLGANSTGIYAKYGIIENNTSGKIITTGANSTGIYALKNTEVSNKGTISVGANSTGIFYSDVESGKIHTTTTGLKNEGTIILTGTDAVGMYYEPGNIGGTTVTFENAAGGKIIAESNSAVGMYAKISKDEKLYQTINAGEITLKDGTTVNPTIGMYTDATKAGTNPLENKGTIKVGNNGIGMFGYELTTTGNITVGNNGIAMYSKNGNVTIGDNSIISRPTIKVGENKAVAVYIEGTSQNITSSNVTYEIGDQSYGFVNKGTGNDFNISGGSATLSNKGIFIYSSDKNGIINNTTDITSTGGNNYGIYSAGKGANAGKIDFTKGIGNIGIYATDSKADIKNSGEIKLGNSTKTNRSIGITTKAGTVSNFGKITVDGNYGLGLYSSGTGIINNDEDNANNIIGNITVTGDETAGAYANDTSDINLNAGTIAVNGNKAIGYYLNQGKNSKIASPAKINVTGDESTGVFVKAGKLTSYTGATTVTGDGVYGLVAGQNSEINATGGSLTVTGITGLSLSKQIGDRGAVGLVVQTGGTITGNGLNVEAKVEGEKSVGVYSAGTAQIGAANITASNGAVNFFAENGTISINRESEVETRTGANRGSLLFYASGDKSKILINGKMTAIVAGNPDASKTGTAFLYKGNGSDYAPFTKTDIQNWAKNTFGDGTTSKLNNLTLKMEDNSRLFVASNVQMNLSDTSGEALSKALGAKIEGEGYKTFMLYDSKLTVDNNVNLDNKNDAYNKLEISSSSIQNNFKIEGKQTGKVAIAQENTNTINKNRVTLTNNGTIELTGDKSTGIYAKFGVINNNSEKSISVGEYSTGIYALNNTRVSNKGTISVGKNSTGIFYSDVESKTITHNTTTGLKNEGTITLTGKDAVGMYYEPGNIGGKAVTFENAASGKIIAKSDSTEGMYAKVSKDNKSYDTINAGTIELTDGTSADPTIGMYTDAISTGTNPLENKGRITVGKHGIGMYGYEETTSGNITVGDKGVALYTQGGKVEVTKTSTLTVGKSDAAGIYAKGNGATIISAGNYKIGDDSYGIINKGAGNTVNITEGTAELSNRGKFIYSEDTKGKISTAAKVTATGDDNYGIYSSGNVTNTGTIDLSTGTGNIGILTKSATGNVENSGTIKVGDSTAADRSIGIVANDGGKAKNTGKIEVTKADGLGLYAVKGGTIENATGGTITTNGDSTIGAYAADSSNINLTGGEIKATGKSIIGYYLDKGTSSTVASSAKINVTGEESTGVFVSAGKLAYNGTTTVTGNGVYGLVAGKKSTINATGGNLTVTGTGGSLSNQTANRGTVGLVVQTGGEIKGNGLNVEAKVKGEKSVGVYSAGTAEIGKADITTSEGAVNFFAKDGTISINGESTVETGIGTGTNRGSLLFYAPSATSKILINAPMTATVKGDTDASRTGTAFFYQGQGTGYSSFTAADIGNWAKTNFGNETKSTLSNLTLNMEDNSRLFTASKVQMNLSDTSGVGLKDALGLADLIGSNYKTFMLYNSQLTINKEVKLDDDNDDYRKLEISNSSVINNDKISGTKANQVAIAQENNLADKNAVTIINKGSIELTGDNSTAIYAKNGTIVNNATGRITTTGEKSIGIFHSGEGKTATLKNEGNITVGDAGVAIYSKGGNVDLAGGEITTGAKEAVGVFTVGTKQEISNTGTRFNLKDNSFGFVNTGTGNTITTANTTTANLGKDSVYIYSEDTKGKVENRTNLTSTGDKNYGIYSAGTVINKGNINFAAGTGNVGIYTIKVGNAINRGTISVGASDVEKESYGIGMAIGGDKDSNGGSITNAGTILVQDANSIGMYGSGNGVKVQNDKDIILNANNTTGIYLDNGAEGINRGTIETGKAGLSKVVGVYLGENATLDNQGSIKIDATDGVGVYLKGGTVKNYGTITVTGTNSKDKYEYKPADTSKGLNNVKIDTKLETPVITRDGVEVKPFIAKKIEIDPKIPEVPSIDGKAIEGIDIKDFPKYERNQLVSKDSIGMYIDTSGINKTKPIEGLEKLTDKADLIVGTEASKYTTNKDIIIKDPNIINPYREAMLKNKKVTNWNIYSGSLTWMATAALDNSGYLGSSITMSKIPYTAFAGKASTPVNPTDSYNFLDGLEQRYGIEKLGTQENDVFQKLNGIGKNEETLLHQAFDEMMGHQYANVQQRIQATGSILDQEFKYLKKEWDTKSKDSNKIKAFGMQGEYKTDTAGIIDYSSHAKGVAYLHEKETAQLGNTTGWYAGLIHHEFKFKDIGKSKEEMLQAKWGVFKSTAFDHNNSLNWTISGEMFVGRNRMHRRYLVVDEIFHAKSRYWTYGLALTNEVSKTFRTSESTFVKPYGELKVEYGRFQKIKEKNGEVRLEVKANDYYSVKPEIGVEAGYKHNLSTRGALTARVGVAYSNELGRVAKGKNQARVAHTNADWFRIRGEKEDRRGSLSTDLNLGLENERYGITANIGYDTKGSNMRGGLGLRVIF; encoded by the coding sequence ATGGTTAAGAATCAATTAAGAGAAGTAGAAAAAAATTTGCGATGGATAGCGAAAAGAAATAAAAATATAAGCTTTTCCATAGGTCTCGTATTACTATATGTCATGTTGGGAATGAATGCCTTTGCGCAAGAAGTGAATGCGACCGTAGCAACGAAACAGGAAATAGGTTTATCCACGGATAGGCTAAGTGAAATGCTAAGACGAATCAAGGAAGAAAATAATAAGAAATTAAAAGGCACTCAATTAGAATTAGTTCAATTAATGGAACAAGGGGATCAAGTGGTAAAATCTCCTTGGGCTTCTTGGCAATTTGGAATGAATTATTTTTATAACAATGGGACAAAATATAAAGGAAGAGGAGATAGGTCTGAAAAATATTCTTATGAAGGAATCTTTACGAGAAGTACGGATGTTTTTGAAAGAAATACTTCTCTGGACAGTGTCAATTATTCAAAGTTGACAACTTCAAGCGATTTCAGATCGGGAACTACCAGTCTTAGAAAAGGAATTTTAAGTCAATATGGATTGGTATCTGAAAGAAAAGTAAAAGAACCTATAGCGTCATTTGATGTAATAGCTTCAATTAATCCGAGAAATATAGAAAAGACGATTAAAGAACCTAAAATACCATCAAGTGTTACTTTTGATTTGCCAAAAATTTCAGTAACTTTACCGACTGCTCCTAATATAACATCAAATATACCCGTAGTAAATGTAGGAACAGTACAAGGTAAAACAGTAGTACCACCAGTTTTACCAAAAACAATAGCTTTTAATTTACCTAAAATTGAAATATCAGAATTAACACCACCAAATATAGAATCAAATATACCAGATGTAACAACACCTGAAGTACAATCTAAGACAGTAAATCCGCCTAATTTACCAGAAGCAATATCTTTTGATCCGGCTGAACCAGAAATAGCAATACCTGCTACACCATCATTGCCAGAGCCACCTACATTTAAAATAGTTGTTGCTGCAGACTACAATAATGGAGTAGGTAGTGGAGAATCAGGAGCAGGTATATTAAAAAAACAAACTGGGACAGATAAATATTATATAGAGGAAACTAATAACCCATCACAAAATGTTATTGGGAAAAAGGATTATGCATACTTAAATTATACTTGGTCTAATAGTTATGAAAAAGAAGGGTTGGCATTTAAATGGTTTGATGGTCCAAATCCTGGAGCAAATTATTATTTTGGATATAGTTATTCCCCTACATTAATTTATGGGAAATCAGGAGATACTATTAATCAACAAATAACTGCCATAGGGAAATCAGAAACAAATTATGACGGATTAGCTAGAACTGTTGGAATAACTGAAATTAGTATAGATTCATATAATAATGTAACAGGTCTTAGAAGCTCAACACAAAACCCTAATAGAAATGACCAATATTTCTTAGTTGGAGGTTCTCGTGCTATTGAATTTGACTCTGAAAACGGGGGAAAAGCTGTTAACGTAGGAACAGTAAATCTAAACGGAATTTTAACTTTAGGTATGGTTTCTCAAGGAAGTATAAAAGATGAACAAATAATAAACGATGGAACAATAACAGATAAAAAAGAGAAAGACGAGGACTATATTAAAGCACTTACTACAAAATATAATACAAAAATAAATGATAGTGCGGAAAATAATGCATTAAAAATTTATGGACCCGGAAATGAGTCTTATGATGTATCATTGGATTCCAACGGATATGTAGGTTATAAAATAGGTATGGCTTTAGTTCCTGAAAATCCTGGAACATATTATATAACAACGTTGGATAATAAAGGAGAAATAAAATTTTATGGTGGACATTCAATAGGAGCATATGTATACTTACCAACTAGTACAGGAGGTCCTGGAACACCAGTTCAAGCTATTTTTAACGGAACTTTAAAAAATGATAAGACGGGAACTATTGAATTATCAGGAAAATCAAGTCATGGTATGAAGTTAGCAGCCAAAACAAAAGAACAAGCCACTTATGAAAATGCAGGAACTATTAAATTAACTAAAAATGGAAACGTTGCTGCTGATGATTCAACAGGTATGGCTTTAATGGTTGACTCAACTGTAAAGGATGTAAATTTAGAAAAAGGTAAAGCTAAAAATACAGGAACTATAAGTTTAGAAAATGTTAAAAACTCATCAGGTATGTTTGTAAATATCAATAGTAATATGACAAACCAAGGAACAATTGCTATAAATTCTGATATAGCAAAAAACAATGATCCTCTAAAACAACAAGAGTACAATATAGGGATGAGAGCAGATAGTGCAGCTTTAACAAGTAATCCTGCAACTTATACAAGTCCTGAAATAATTAATGATACTGGTGGGAAAATAACATTAGGCGGAAGATATGCTATAGGTATGTCTGTTAAAGGTTCAACTACTGAAAAGGCAATAGCTACAAACAAAGGAGAAATTACTGGTACAAATATAAAGAATGGAATAGGAATTTTTAACTTAGATGGAAAAATAACAAATAGTGGAACTATCAACTTAGTTGGAACAGGGGATAGTGTAAATAATATAGGTATATTCTTAAAAAAAGAGAATATAGAAGCTAATGGAACACTTGAAACAGGAAGTAAAATTACAGCAGAAGGAAACGGGTCTACAGGAATATTATTAGCAGAAGGAACATCTTTAGAATACAGTGGAAATTTAACTGTAAATGGAAATAAAGTTTCAGGAATTGTAGTAACTAATCATTCGAAAGTAACTGAAAATCCTTTAAGTGGCGGTGCAATTAAAGTAGGTGCTTCTTCAGCTGCCGGTGGAGATTCAACAAAAGGTTCTTACGGGCTTGTAGTGAAACAAGGTGGAGAATTAACATTAAGTAAAACAGAAACAACTGTAAATGTAACAGGAGATAAATCGGTAGGAATTTTCTCAGAAGGTAAAATGAACTTAGGAAAAACAAATGTTATTACAGCAGATGGAGCAGTAAACTTCTTTGCAAAAGATAATGGAACAATATCTATAAAAGGTGGAACTTCAGAAACAGGGCAAAAATCTTTATTATTTTTCCAAAAAACTAGCAGCCCAGATCAAAATCCAAAAATACTTATTAAAGATGAAATGACGGCTAAAATAAAAGGTGGAACTGACCCTAGTAATAGAGGAACAGCATTCTTCTATCAAGGAAATACAACAACTGGATATAGCAAATTTGATTCTACAGAAATAGAAACTTGGAAAGATAAAATATTTAAAGATAATTCAACTAATACATTAAGTAAATTAACATTAAATATGGAAAACGGTTCAAGATTGTTTGTGGCTTCACGAGTGGCAATGGATTTGACAAATACAAACCCGGGAGAATTAAAAAATGCTTTAGGGCTAAAAGCTATTACAGGTGATGATTATAAGTCATTTATGTTGTATGATAGCCAATTAACAATAGATAAAGAAGTTAATTTGGATAGCGCTAATGATGATTACAAAAAACTGGAAATATCAAATTCAAGCATTATAAATAATGATAAAATAAGTGGAAAAGGGCAAAGTCAAGTAGCAATAGCGCAAGAAAATAATAAAAACAATAGAGATGCAGTAACAATAACTAATAATGAAAAGATAAAATTATTAGGAGCAAACTCAACAGGAATTTATGCAAAGTATGGAATAATAGAAAATAATACTAGTGGAAAAATAATAACAACAGGAGCAAACTCAACAGGAATTTATGCGCTAAAAAATACAGAAGTTTCAAATAAAGGAACAATAAGCGTAGGAGCAAACTCAACAGGAATTTTCTATTCTGATGTTGAATCAGGAAAAATTCATACTACAACAACTGGATTAAAGAATGAAGGAACAATAATTTTAACAGGAACAGATGCAGTAGGAATGTATTATGAACCTGGAAACATAGGAGGAACAACTGTAACATTTGAAAATGCTGCTGGTGGAAAAATAATAGCGGAAAGTAACAGCGCAGTAGGAATGTATGCAAAAATCTCTAAAGATGAAAAATTATATCAGACAATAAATGCAGGAGAAATAACACTAAAAGATGGAACAACTGTAAATCCTACAATAGGAATGTACACAGATGCAACAAAAGCAGGAACAAATCCATTAGAGAATAAAGGCACAATAAAAGTAGGAAATAATGGAATAGGAATGTTTGGCTATGAATTAACAACTACTGGAAATATAACAGTAGGAAATAATGGAATAGCAATGTATTCTAAAAATGGAAATGTTACTATAGGAGATAATAGTATTATATCTAGACCTACTATAAAAGTTGGGGAGAATAAAGCAGTAGCTGTATATATAGAGGGAACTAGCCAAAACATAACTAGTTCTAATGTTACATATGAGATAGGAGATCAATCTTATGGATTTGTTAATAAAGGAACAGGAAATGATTTTAATATTTCGGGAGGAAGTGCAACTTTATCCAATAAAGGAATATTTATCTATTCATCTGATAAAAATGGAATTATAAACAATACTACTGATATAACATCGACAGGAGGTAACAACTATGGTATTTATTCAGCAGGAAAAGGAGCAAATGCCGGTAAAATTGACTTCACAAAAGGAATAGGAAATATTGGAATATATGCTACTGATTCAAAGGCAGATATAAAAAATAGCGGAGAAATAAAACTAGGAAATTCTACTAAGACAAACCGTAGTATAGGAATAACAACAAAAGCTGGAACAGTTAGTAATTTTGGAAAAATAACAGTAGATGGGAATTATGGATTAGGTCTATATTCATCAGGAACAGGAATAATAAATAATGATGAAGATAATGCTAATAATATTATCGGAAATATTACTGTAACAGGTGATGAAACAGCAGGAGCTTATGCTAATGACACATCAGATATCAATTTAAATGCTGGAACAATAGCAGTAAATGGAAATAAAGCAATAGGATACTACTTGAATCAAGGTAAAAATTCTAAAATAGCCTCACCGGCGAAAATAAATGTAACAGGAGATGAATCAACAGGAGTATTTGTAAAAGCAGGAAAACTAACATCATACACAGGAGCAACAACAGTAACAGGTGATGGAGTATATGGGCTTGTTGCGGGTCAAAACTCTGAAATAAATGCAACAGGAGGAAGTTTAACTGTAACAGGAATAACAGGGCTAAGTTTATCTAAACAAATAGGAGATAGAGGAGCAGTAGGTCTGGTAGTACAAACTGGTGGAACAATAACAGGAAATGGTTTAAATGTTGAGGCAAAAGTAGAAGGGGAAAAATCAGTAGGAGTATATTCAGCAGGAACAGCTCAAATAGGAGCAGCAAATATAACTGCATCAAATGGTGCAGTAAACTTCTTTGCAGAAAATGGAACAATATCAATAAATAGAGAAAGTGAAGTTGAGACAAGAACAGGAGCAAATAGAGGATCTCTATTATTCTATGCATCAGGTGATAAGAGTAAAATACTTATAAATGGTAAAATGACAGCAATAGTAGCAGGCAATCCAGACGCATCAAAAACAGGAACAGCTTTCTTATATAAAGGAAACGGAAGTGATTATGCTCCATTTACTAAAACTGATATACAAAATTGGGCAAAAAATACTTTTGGTGATGGAACAACAAGTAAACTTAATAACTTGACATTGAAAATGGAAGATAATTCAAGACTGTTTGTAGCCTCAAATGTACAAATGAATTTATCTGATACAAGTGGTGAAGCACTATCAAAAGCATTGGGAGCAAAGATAGAAGGTGAAGGCTATAAGACATTCATGCTATATGACAGTAAGTTAACAGTAGATAACAATGTAAATTTAGATAATAAAAATGATGCATATAACAAATTAGAAATTTCCAGCTCATCTATACAAAATAATTTTAAAATAGAAGGAAAACAAACTGGAAAAGTAGCAATAGCCCAAGAAAATACAAATACAATAAATAAAAATAGAGTAACATTAACAAATAATGGAACAATAGAATTAACAGGTGATAAATCAACAGGAATTTATGCAAAATTTGGTGTTATAAACAATAATTCAGAAAAGTCAATTTCTGTGGGAGAATATTCAACAGGAATTTATGCATTAAATAATACAAGAGTATCAAACAAAGGAACAATCAGTGTAGGAAAAAATTCGACAGGAATATTCTATTCTGATGTTGAATCAAAAACAATAACTCATAACACAACAACCGGATTAAAGAATGAAGGAACAATAACTTTAACAGGAAAAGATGCAGTAGGAATGTATTATGAACCTGGAAACATAGGAGGAAAAGCTGTAACATTTGAAAATGCTGCTAGTGGAAAAATAATAGCGAAAAGTGACAGCACAGAAGGAATGTATGCAAAAGTATCTAAAGACAACAAATCATACGATACAATAAATGCAGGAACAATAGAATTAACAGATGGAACAAGTGCAGATCCTACAATAGGAATGTATACAGATGCAATAAGTACAGGAACAAATCCATTAGAAAATAAAGGAAGAATAACTGTAGGAAAACATGGAATAGGAATGTACGGTTATGAAGAAACTACAAGTGGAAACATAACAGTAGGAGATAAAGGTGTTGCGCTATATACACAAGGTGGTAAAGTAGAAGTTACAAAAACTTCAACACTAACAGTTGGAAAATCTGATGCAGCAGGAATCTATGCAAAAGGAAATGGAGCAACAATAATAAGTGCCGGAAATTATAAAATAGGAGATGATTCCTATGGAATAATTAATAAAGGTGCAGGAAATACTGTAAATATAACAGAAGGAACAGCTGAACTATCAAATAGAGGTAAGTTTATATATTCAGAAGATACAAAAGGAAAAATATCAACTGCAGCAAAAGTGACAGCTACAGGTGATGATAACTATGGTATTTACTCTAGCGGAAATGTTACAAATACAGGAACTATAGATTTATCAACAGGAACTGGAAATATAGGAATACTTACAAAATCAGCAACCGGAAATGTAGAAAATAGCGGAACTATTAAAGTAGGAGATTCGACAGCAGCAGATCGTAGTATAGGAATAGTTGCTAATGATGGCGGAAAAGCTAAGAATACAGGAAAAATAGAAGTAACTAAAGCTGATGGATTAGGACTATACGCAGTAAAAGGCGGAACAATAGAAAATGCTACCGGTGGAACAATAACAACAAATGGAGATTCTACAATAGGAGCTTATGCGGCAGACAGTTCAAATATAAACTTAACCGGTGGAGAAATTAAAGCAACCGGAAAATCAATAATAGGATACTACTTAGATAAAGGAACAAGCTCTACAGTAGCTTCATCAGCTAAAATAAATGTAACAGGAGAGGAATCAACCGGAGTATTTGTAAGTGCAGGAAAACTAGCATATAATGGAACAACAACAGTAACCGGAAATGGAGTATATGGACTTGTTGCAGGTAAAAAATCTACAATAAATGCAACAGGAGGAAATTTAACTGTAACAGGAACAGGAGGAAGTTTATCTAATCAAACAGCAAATAGAGGAACAGTAGGTCTGGTAGTACAAACTGGTGGAGAAATAAAAGGAAATGGTTTAAATGTTGAGGCGAAAGTAAAAGGAGAAAAATCAGTAGGAGTATATTCAGCAGGAACAGCCGAAATAGGAAAAGCAGATATAACTACATCAGAAGGAGCAGTAAACTTCTTTGCAAAAGATGGAACAATATCAATAAATGGAGAAAGTACAGTTGAAACAGGAATAGGAACAGGAACAAATAGAGGATCTCTATTATTCTATGCACCAAGCGCTACAAGTAAAATACTTATCAATGCGCCAATGACGGCAACAGTAAAAGGAGATACAGACGCATCAAGAACAGGAACAGCATTCTTCTATCAAGGTCAAGGAACAGGATATAGCTCATTTACAGCAGCAGACATAGGAAATTGGGCAAAAACAAATTTTGGCAATGAAACAAAAAGTACACTTAGTAACTTGACATTGAACATGGAAGATAATTCAAGATTATTTACAGCTTCAAAAGTACAAATGAACTTATCGGATACAAGTGGGGTAGGGCTTAAAGATGCTTTAGGTTTAGCAGATCTAATAGGTTCGAACTATAAGACATTTATGTTGTATAACAGCCAATTAACAATAAATAAAGAAGTTAAATTGGATGATGATAATGATGATTATAGAAAATTAGAAATATCAAATTCAAGTGTTATAAACAACGATAAAATAAGCGGAACAAAAGCAAATCAAGTAGCAATAGCCCAAGAAAATAACTTAGCTGATAAGAATGCAGTAACAATAATTAATAAAGGAAGCATAGAATTAACAGGAGATAATTCAACAGCAATTTATGCAAAGAATGGAACAATAGTAAATAATGCTACTGGAAGAATAACAACAACAGGAGAAAAATCTATAGGAATTTTCCATTCTGGTGAAGGAAAAACGGCTACTTTAAAAAATGAAGGAAATATAACAGTAGGAGATGCAGGTGTTGCAATATATTCAAAAGGAGGAAATGTTGATTTAGCTGGAGGAGAAATAACTACAGGTGCTAAAGAAGCTGTAGGAGTATTCACAGTTGGAACAAAACAAGAAATTTCAAATACAGGAACAAGATTTAATTTAAAAGATAACTCTTTTGGATTTGTAAATACAGGAACAGGAAATACAATAACAACAGCAAATACAACTACTGCTAATTTAGGAAAAGATTCTGTTTATATTTATTCAGAAGATACAAAAGGAAAAGTTGAAAATCGTACTAATTTAACATCTACCGGAGATAAAAACTATGGAATTTATTCTGCAGGAACTGTTATAAATAAAGGAAATATAAACTTTGCAGCTGGAACAGGAAATGTAGGAATTTACACTATAAAAGTTGGAAATGCTATTAATAGAGGTACAATTAGCGTAGGAGCCTCTGATGTAGAAAAAGAATCTTACGGAATTGGAATGGCAATAGGTGGAGATAAAGATTCTAATGGTGGAAGCATTACAAATGCAGGTACAATACTTGTTCAAGATGCAAATAGTATAGGTATGTATGGTTCAGGAAATGGCGTTAAAGTTCAAAATGACAAAGACATAATTCTTAATGCAAATAATACTACCGGTATATACTTAGATAATGGAGCCGAAGGTATAAATAGAGGTACAATTGAAACAGGAAAAGCAGGGCTATCTAAAGTAGTAGGAGTTTATCTAGGAGAAAATGCAACTTTAGATAACCAAGGTTCTATAAAAATAGATGCAACAGATGGAGTAGGAGTTTATCTAAAAGGCGGAACAGTTAAAAACTATGGTACAATTACTGTTACAGGAACAAACTCTAAAGATAAATACGAGTATAAGCCGGCTGATACAAGTAAAGGGCTAAATAATGTAAAAATAGACACAAAACTAGAAACACCTGTTATAACTAGAGATGGAGTTGAAGTTAAACCATTTATAGCTAAAAAAATAGAAATAGATCCAAAAATTCCTGAAGTTCCTTCAATTGATGGAAAAGCAATAGAAGGTATAGATATAAAAGATTTCCCTAAATATGAAAGAAACCAATTAGTTTCGAAAGATAGTATAGGAATGTATATAGATACATCAGGAATAAATAAAACAAAACCAATAGAAGGTCTGGAAAAACTAACAGATAAAGCCGATTTAATAGTTGGAACAGAAGCTTCTAAGTATACTACAAATAAAGATATTATTATAAAAGATCCAAATATTATAAATCCTTATAGAGAAGCAATGTTGAAAAATAAAAAAGTTACAAACTGGAATATCTACTCAGGAAGTTTAACTTGGATGGCAACAGCTGCACTTGATAATAGCGGATATCTGGGGTCAAGTATAACAATGTCTAAGATTCCTTATACTGCTTTTGCAGGGAAAGCTTCAACACCTGTGAATCCTACAGATTCTTATAATTTCTTAGACGGTTTGGAACAAAGATACGGAATAGAAAAGCTTGGAACCCAAGAAAACGATGTATTCCAAAAATTAAATGGTATTGGAAAAAATGAAGAAACTTTATTACATCAAGCCTTTGATGAAATGATGGGACACCAATATGCCAATGTGCAACAAAGAATTCAAGCAACCGGTTCTATCTTGGATCAAGAATTTAAGTATCTCAAGAAAGAATGGGATACGAAGTCCAAAGATTCCAACAAGATCAAAGCCTTTGGAATGCAAGGGGAATACAAAACAGATACTGCTGGAATCATTGATTATAGCTCGCATGCGAAAGGAGTTGCTTACCTACACGAAAAGGAAACGGCACAACTTGGAAATACCACCGGTTGGTATGCAGGTTTGATTCATCATGAATTTAAGTTCAAAGACATTGGAAAATCGAAAGAAGAAATGCTACAAGCAAAATGGGGAGTCTTCAAATCGACTGCTTTTGATCATAACAATAGTTTGAACTGGACCATATCTGGAGAAATGTTTGTAGGAAGAAACCGAATGCATCGTAGATATTTGGTAGTGGATGAGATCTTCCATGCCAAATCAAGATACTGGACTTATGGACTTGCGCTAACAAACGAAGTCAGCAAGACATTTAGAACCAGTGAATCTACTTTTGTGAAACCATATGGGGAATTGAAAGTAGAGTATGGAAGATTCCAAAAGATCAAAGAAAAGAACGGAGAAGTGAGACTGGAAGTGAAAGCGAATGATTACTATTCCGTGAAACCGGAAATTGGAGTGGAAGCAGGATACAAACATAATTTAAGTACAAGAGGAGCTTTGACAGCAAGAGTAGGAGTTGCTTATAGCAATGAATTAGGACGAGTTGCAAAGGGAAAGAACCAAGCAAGAGTAGCCCATACAAATGCAGATTGGTTTCGTATCCGAGGAGAAAAGGAAGATCGAAGAGGAAGTCTAAGTACGGATTTGAATCTTGGATTGGAGAATGAAAGATATGGAATCACAGCAAATATTGGATATGATACCAAAGGAAGCAACATGCGTGGAGGGTTAGGATTAAGAGTCATATTCTAG